A DNA window from Macadamia integrifolia cultivar HAES 741 chromosome 4, SCU_Mint_v3, whole genome shotgun sequence contains the following coding sequences:
- the LOC122076308 gene encoding probable protein phosphatase 2C 63, producing the protein MDLKPHTSDDFSITVVQANSSLEDQSKVFTSPSATYVGVYDGHGGPEAFLAEQRGLSADVIKKAFDATEEEFLHLVKPNLGDSRAFLGQKASVDRRISMLTECLSTDQYFAVEEVRKEVEALHPDDSHILVYSHEVRQLVLLNEAKTGFGFYLHAETNLNRIKECVVVAFLDSSSPSEARTSGGNRRSRSFPDDLVRC; encoded by the exons ATGGACTTGAAACCTCACACATCTGACGATTTTTCGATCACTGTCGTTCAAGCtaactcttcccttgaagatcaAAGCAAAGTCTTCACATCTCCTTCCGCCACTTATGTTGGCGTCTACGACGGACATGGTGGCCCTGAAGC GTTTTTGGCGGAACAAAGGGGATTGTCAGCGGATGTCATAAAGAAGGCTTTTGATGCCACTGAGGAGGAGTTCTTGCATTTGGTGAAGC CCAATCTTGGGGACTCCAGGGCCTTTCTTGGGCAGAAGGCATCCGTGGATCGAAGGATTTCGATGTTGACGGAATGCTTGTCCACCGATCAATATTTTGCAGTGGAGGAAGTAAGGAAGGAGGTGGAGGCACTTCATCCAGATGATTCTCATATTCTCGTTTACAGTCATGAAGTTCGGCAG CTTGTTCTCCTCAACGAAGCGAAAACGGGGTTTGGATTTTATTTACATGCGGAGACCAATTTGAACAGAATTAAAGAGTGTGTTGTTGTTGCTTTTCTTGATTCTTCGTCACCGTCGGAAGCTCGGACCTCCGGTGGGAATCGCAGGTCCCGTTCGTTTCCTGACGATCTTGTTCGGTGCTGA
- the LOC122075121 gene encoding mavicyanin-like, whose product MATSQFLLCLILLSSTQFFSVYSHEFEVGDNKGWAVPSSKNDDFYNDWASKQRFLVNDSIDFKYNKDSVMVVTADEYVKCHSSHPIFFSNTGNTTYRFDHPGLFYFISGVSGHCAKGQRLIIKVLESHISPPPASQNGTGGSSAGSNGAVNVAAPFAAPLVMSALVAFLIRFF is encoded by the exons atggCCACCTCTCAATTCTTGTTATGCTTAATCCTCCTTTCTTCCACCCAATTCTTCTCGGTGTATTCACATGAATTCGAAGTCGGTGATAACAAAGGTTGGGCTGTTCCTTCCTCCAAGAATGATGATTTTTATAATGATTGGGCTTCGAAACAGCGATTCCTAGTCAACGACTCCATCG ATTTCAAGTACAATAAGGATTCAGTGATGGTAGTGACTGCTGACGAGTACGTGAAAtgtcattcttcacatccaatctTTTTCTCCAACACTGGCAACACTACCTATAGGTTTGATCATCCAGGCTTGTTTTACTTCATCAGTGGTGTCTCTGGCCACTGCGCGAAAGGACAGAGGTTGATCATTAAGGTGTTGGAGTCGCATATTTCTCCCCCACCAGCCAGCCAGAATGGGACTGGTGGGTCCTCTGCAGGGTCCAACGGTGCAGTTAACGTGGCAGCTCCCTTTGCTGCTCCACTCGTAATGTCTGCTTTGGTTGCATTTTTAATTAGGTTCTTCtaa
- the LOC122076309 gene encoding probable protein phosphatase 2C 63 produces the protein MNESMLAFTRGLTYHALCLNINDSTGNKTIGKKKGPPLLFSHRRKEEDNGEKEKERERPSSSDLGGSDGGGRLLSHMDLKPHASDDFLISVVQANSSLEDQSKVFTSPSATYVGIYDRHGGSEASRFINNHLFPYLHRFVAEQRGLSTDVIKKAFDATEEEFLHLVKRLWPAWPQIAYVSSFCLVGAISGDMLYLANLGDSKAVLGQKASVDRRIPVLMERLSTDQYFAVEEVRKEVEALHPNDSHILVYSREVRQVKDIG, from the exons ATGAACGAATCCATGCTAGCGTTTACTAGGGGACTCACATATCATGCCTTGTGTCTGAACATAAATG ATTCAACTGGGAATAAGACAATAGGGAAGAAAAAAGGTCCTCCCCTTCTGTTCAGCCACAGGCGCAAGGAAGAAGACAacggagagaaagagaaagagagagagagaccttcatCTTCTGATTTGGGCGGTAGCGATGGCGGAGGCAGACTTCTTTCGCATATGGACTTGAAACCTCATGCATCTGACGATTTTTTGATCTCTGTCGTTCAAGCtaactcttcccttgaagatcaAAGCAAAGTCTTCACATCTCCTTCCGCCACTTACGTTGGCATCTACGACAGACACGGTGGCTCTGAAGCTTCTCGATTCATCAATAACCATCTATTCCCTTATCTTCACA GGTTTGTGGCGGAACAAAGGGGATTGTCAACGGATGTCATAAAGAAGGCTTTTGATGCCACTGAGGAGGAGTTCTTGCATTTGGTGAAGCGTTTGTGGCCGGCTTGGCCGCAGATCGCTTATGTGAGTTCCTTTTGTTTGGTTGGTGCCATTTCCGGTGATATGTTGTATCTAGCCAATCTTGGGGACTCCAAGGCCGTTCTTGGCCAGAAGGCATCCGTGGATCGAAGGATTCCGGTGTTGATGGAACGCTTGTCCACCGATCAATATTTTGCAGTGGAGGAAGTAAGGAAGGAGGTGGAGGCGCTTCATCCAAATGATTCTCATATTCTCGTTTACAGTCGTGAAGTTCGGCAGGTTAAGGATATAGGATGA
- the LOC122075126 gene encoding mavicyanin-like, whose protein sequence is MATSQFLLCLILLSSTQFFSVYSHEFEVGDNKGWAVPSSKNDDFYNDWASKQRFLVNDSIDFKYNKDSVMVVTADEYVKCHSSHPIFFSNTGNTTYRFDHPGLFYFISGVSGHCAKGQRLIIKVLESHISPPPASQNGTGGSSAGSNGAVNVAAPFAAPLVMSALVAFLIRFF, encoded by the exons atggCCACCTCTCAATTCTTGTTATGCTTAATCCTCCTTTCTTCCACCCAATTCTTCTCGGTGTATTCACATGAATTCGAAGTCGGTGATAACAAAGGTTGGGCTGTTCCTTCCTCCAAGAATGATGATTTTTATAATGATTGGGCTTCGAAACAGCGATTCCTAGTCAACGACTCCATCG ATTTCAAGTACAATAAGGATTCAGTGATGGTAGTGACTGCTGACGAGTACGTGAAAtgtcattcttcacatccaatctTTTTCTCCAACACTGGCAACACTACCTATAGGTTTGATCATCCAGGCTTGTTTTACTTCATCAGTGGTGTCTCTGGCCACTGCGCGAAAGGACAGAGGTTGATCATTAAGGTGTTGGAGTCGCATATTTCTCCCCCACCGGCCAGCCAGAATGGGACTGGTGGGTCCTCTGCAGGGTCCAACGGTGCAGTTAACGTGGCAGCTCCCTTTGCTGCTCCACTCGTAATGTCTGCTTTGGTTGCATTTTTAATTAGGTTCTTCtaa
- the LOC122075754 gene encoding ribosomal RNA small subunit methyltransferase-like, producing MAGGKIRKEKPSRAATLQGGIPFHKSKGQHILKNPLLVDTIVQKAGIKSTDVILEIGPGTGNLTKKLLEAGKSVITVELDPRMVLELQCRFQGPDSNRLKVIQGDVLKCDLPYFDICVANIPYQISSPLTFKLLSHRPAFRCAVIMFQKEFAMRLVAQPGDDLYCRLSVNTQLLAHVSHLLKVRKNNFRPPPKVDSSVVRIEPRKPFPLVNFKEWDGLIRLCFNRKNKTLGSIFRRKTVLSLLEKNYKTLQALQLSQKGSSEDTDMAEDVSVLAHAIEDLNLDMEDGRDDEDMEMEGDDAGVEGSDFKDKVLGVLKQGDFEEKRSSKLTKVDFLYLLSLFNKAGIHFS from the exons ATGGCGGGCGGAAAGATCAGGAAGGAGAAACCTTCCCGAGCTGCAACTCTGCAGGGAGGCATTCCTTTCCACAAATCAAAAGGACAGCATATCCTCAAGAACCCTCTCCTTGTTGACACGATAGTTCAGAAAGCTGGAATCAAGAGCACAGATGTTATCCTTGAGATTGGTCCTGGTACGGGTAACCTCACAAAGAAGCTACTCGAGGCTGGTAAGTCAGTGATCACTGTTGAATTGGATCCTCGCATGGTTCTTGAATTGCAGTGTCGCTTTCAAGGACCTGATTCCAACAGATTGAAG GTCATCCAAGGAGATGTGCTTAAGTGTGATCTTCCCTACTTTGATATCTGTGTGGCAAACATTCCTTACCAAATTTCTTCCCCTCTCACTTTCAAGTTGTTGTCACATCGACCAGCCTTCAGGTGTGCGGTCATTATGTTTCAAAAGGAATTCGCCATGAGACTTGTTGCTCAGCCTGGAGATGATCTTTACTGCCGCCTTTCAGTGAACACGCAACTCCTGGCCCATGTTTCCCATCTCCTTAAAGTGAGGAAAAACAACTTCCGTCCTCCACCTAAAGTAGATTCTTCTGTTGTCAGAATTGAGCCAAGGAAACCATTTCCCCTGGTGAATTTCAAGGAGTGGGATGGATTAATCAGGCTTTGTTTCAACCGAAAGAATAAAACTCTAGGTTCAATTTTCAGGCGGAAGACTGTCCTCTCTTTGCTGGAAAAGAACTATAAGACCTTACAGGCACTGCAACTCTCACAGAAAGGGTCTTCAGAGGATACAGATATGGCTGAAGACGTGTCTGTATTGGCACATGCTATTGAGGACCTTAATTTGGACATGGAGGATGGAAGAGATGATGAGGACATGGAGATGGAGGGTGATGATGCCGGAGTGGAGGGGTCTGATTTCAAAGATAAGGTGTTGGGTGTGTTGAAACAAGGAGATTTTGAGGAGAAGAGGTCTTCCAAGCTTACAAAAGTGGATTTCCTATACTTGCTTTCCTTGTTTAACAAGGCAGGCATTCACTTCTCTTGA